From Streptomyces sp. GSL17-111, one genomic window encodes:
- a CDS encoding copper resistance CopC/CopD family protein → MTTALPPRRRPAAHPRLLLGLALACATLLASLAWAAPAAAHASLVGTDPAEGSVVDRAPEDVSLTFSEDVALSADGVRVLDPGGDRADSGQVTESAPRTFDVALTPGIPDGTYTVAWQAVSADSHPIAGAFTFSIGAPSETSVSLAQERPGTGPVALLYDVARYAAYAGFVLLVGGVAFVLACWPGGAGAQPVRRVVITGWVTLLVATLALLLLRAPYTTGGGLADALDLGGVRAVLDTKTGTALVSRLLLLGAAALFVAVLFGTFARLRTGSGEPEQQREPDGPGARDEQAEKDRRDLRYGLALGGGVVAVGLAATWALSEHASTGIQTSIAVPVDIVHLLCVAAWLGGLAALAATLRWGPPVPRTAVTAFSRLAFGSVVLLVATGLYQSWRQVGDWSALTSTDYGRLLLVKAVLVAVLVGVAAGSRRWTARLGDAPPEGAAENADTDTDTDAAAGDAGRGGDPLPDAVSPERAAQLARQRAAVATARRRRARDADAPRAALRRSVLAEAGIAVVLLAVTTGLTGSEPARTAAGGTAPGAAGSVAVSVPFDTGGPGGAGTAEVELDPGGPGENTLTVDTDVSAVEVRVALTLPSRDIGPLTVTPEASDSTGLRWSAPDVQVPVEGEWEIAVTVRTSDVDQVTEKKTVTIGRSDTHEHT, encoded by the coding sequence ATGACCACCGCCCTCCCGCCGCGTCGGCGTCCCGCCGCGCACCCGCGCCTGCTGCTCGGCCTCGCGCTCGCCTGCGCGACCCTGCTCGCGTCGCTGGCCTGGGCCGCTCCGGCGGCCGCCCACGCCTCGCTGGTCGGCACCGACCCGGCGGAGGGCTCGGTCGTCGACCGGGCACCCGAGGACGTCTCGCTGACCTTCTCCGAGGACGTCGCCCTCTCCGCCGACGGCGTGCGGGTGCTGGACCCGGGCGGGGACCGGGCGGACAGCGGCCAGGTGACCGAGTCGGCACCGCGCACGTTCGACGTGGCCCTGACCCCGGGCATCCCCGACGGCACGTACACGGTGGCCTGGCAGGCCGTGTCCGCCGACAGCCACCCCATCGCCGGGGCGTTCACCTTCTCCATCGGCGCCCCGTCGGAGACGAGCGTCAGCCTGGCGCAGGAGCGGCCCGGCACCGGGCCGGTGGCGCTGCTCTACGACGTCGCCCGCTACGCGGCCTACGCGGGCTTCGTGCTGCTGGTCGGCGGCGTCGCGTTCGTGCTGGCGTGCTGGCCCGGCGGGGCGGGCGCCCAGCCGGTGCGTCGGGTCGTCATCACGGGCTGGGTGACGCTGCTGGTGGCCACGCTCGCCCTGCTCCTGCTGCGCGCCCCGTACACCACCGGGGGCGGCCTCGCGGACGCCCTCGACCTCGGCGGCGTCCGCGCGGTGCTGGACACGAAGACGGGCACCGCCCTCGTCTCCCGGCTGCTGCTGCTGGGCGCCGCGGCGCTGTTCGTCGCCGTCCTGTTCGGGACGTTCGCCCGGCTGCGCACCGGCTCCGGGGAACCGGAGCAACAGCGGGAGCCGGACGGGCCGGGGGCGCGGGACGAGCAGGCCGAGAAGGACCGGCGGGACCTGCGGTACGGGCTCGCACTCGGCGGCGGCGTGGTCGCGGTGGGGCTGGCGGCGACGTGGGCGCTGTCCGAGCACGCCTCCACCGGCATCCAGACGAGCATCGCCGTCCCCGTGGACATCGTGCACCTGCTGTGCGTCGCCGCGTGGCTGGGCGGGCTGGCCGCGCTGGCCGCGACCCTGCGGTGGGGCCCGCCGGTACCCCGCACGGCGGTGACGGCCTTCTCCCGGCTGGCGTTCGGCAGCGTGGTGCTGCTCGTCGCGACGGGGCTGTACCAGTCGTGGCGGCAGGTCGGCGACTGGTCGGCGCTGACGTCCACCGACTACGGACGGCTGCTGCTGGTGAAGGCGGTGCTCGTCGCCGTCCTGGTGGGCGTGGCCGCCGGTTCCCGGCGGTGGACGGCCCGGCTCGGCGACGCCCCGCCCGAAGGGGCCGCAGAGAACGCCGACACCGACACCGACACCGACGCCGCCGCCGGGGACGCGGGCCGGGGCGGGGACCCGCTGCCGGACGCCGTCTCCCCCGAGCGGGCCGCGCAACTCGCCCGGCAGCGCGCGGCCGTGGCGACCGCACGCCGCAGGCGCGCGAGGGACGCCGACGCGCCCCGCGCCGCGTTGCGCCGCTCCGTGCTGGCCGAGGCGGGGATCGCCGTCGTGCTGCTGGCCGTCACCACCGGGCTGACCGGCAGCGAACCGGCCCGCACGGCCGCCGGGGGCACCGCACCCGGCGCGGCCGGATCCGTCGCGGTGAGCGTCCCGTTCGACACGGGCGGACCCGGCGGCGCGGGGACGGCGGAGGTGGAGCTGGACCCGGGCGGCCCCGGGGAGAACACGCTGACCGTCGACACCGACGTGTCGGCGGTGGAGGTGCGCGTCGCGCTGACGCTGCCCTCCCGGGACATCGGCCCACTCACCGTCACGCCGGAGGCGTCCGACAGCACCGGACTGCGCTGGTCGGCGCCGGACGTCCAGGTGCCCGTCGAGGGCGAGTGGGAGATAGCCGTCACCGTCCGCACCTCGGACGTCGACCAGGTGACCGAGAAGAAGACCGTCACGATCGGCCGAAGCGACACTCATGAGCACACGTAA
- the efeB gene encoding iron uptake transporter deferrochelatase/peroxidase subunit, with amino-acid sequence MSTRNDSIPDTPDTPDTDRTAGHSGPHVSRRRLLGTAGAAGAAGLAVGAAGGVLGHAATREAAPTALSSVGRTAYAFHGRHQPGIVEPVQAHGRLVAFDLAPGAGRREAAALLRRWSRAAAELMAGRTAEDTSTGSALDAGPSALTVTFGLGASFFDRTGLADARPAALAPLPEFSGDALDRRRSDGDLWVQIGADDALVAFDALRAVERAAGDAARVRWQMAGFNRTPGATARPRPQRNLMGQVDGTNNPVPSDPDFDERVFVPREGTGGRHPAWMADGSYAVVRRIRMLLDDWDRAPLAEQEKVIGRRRSDGAPLSGGGERTPVDLDKRTADGTLAIAADAHVRVSAPETNGGAAMLRRSYSYHDGHDADGAPDAGLLFVAWQADPVRGFVPVQRKLDRGDALSAFVRHEASALFAVPPAAPEGGYVAQPLLEG; translated from the coding sequence ATGAGCACACGTAACGACAGCATCCCCGACACCCCCGACACCCCTGACACCGACCGCACCGCCGGTCACAGCGGCCCGCACGTCTCCCGGCGACGGCTCCTCGGGACGGCCGGGGCCGCCGGGGCGGCCGGTCTGGCCGTGGGCGCGGCGGGCGGCGTCCTCGGGCACGCGGCGACGCGGGAGGCGGCGCCGACGGCGCTGAGCAGCGTCGGCCGCACGGCCTACGCCTTCCACGGACGCCACCAGCCCGGCATCGTCGAGCCGGTGCAGGCGCACGGCCGGCTCGTCGCCTTCGACCTCGCGCCGGGGGCCGGACGCCGGGAGGCGGCCGCCCTGCTGCGCCGCTGGTCGCGCGCGGCCGCCGAGCTGATGGCGGGCCGGACGGCCGAGGACACGAGCACGGGGAGCGCGCTGGACGCCGGGCCCTCCGCGCTGACGGTCACCTTCGGGCTCGGTGCCTCCTTCTTCGACCGCACCGGGCTGGCCGACGCCCGGCCCGCCGCGCTCGCGCCGCTGCCGGAGTTCTCCGGCGACGCGCTGGACCGGCGGCGCTCGGACGGCGACCTGTGGGTGCAGATCGGCGCCGACGACGCCCTGGTGGCCTTCGACGCCCTGCGCGCCGTCGAGCGCGCGGCCGGTGACGCCGCCCGCGTCCGCTGGCAGATGGCGGGCTTCAACCGGACGCCCGGCGCGACCGCGCGACCGCGTCCGCAGCGCAACCTCATGGGCCAGGTCGACGGCACGAACAACCCCGTGCCGTCGGACCCGGACTTCGACGAGCGCGTCTTCGTCCCGCGCGAGGGCACCGGCGGTCGGCACCCGGCCTGGATGGCCGACGGCTCCTACGCCGTCGTCCGCCGCATCCGGATGCTGCTCGACGACTGGGACCGGGCCCCGCTCGCCGAGCAGGAGAAGGTCATCGGCCGACGCAGGTCGGACGGCGCGCCGCTGTCCGGCGGCGGTGAGCGGACCCCGGTGGACCTGGACAAGCGCACGGCAGACGGCACACTCGCGATCGCGGCCGACGCCCATGTGCGGGTGTCGGCCCCGGAGACGAACGGCGGTGCCGCGATGCTGCGCCGCTCGTACTCGTACCACGACGGCCACGACGCCGACGGCGCCCCGGACGCGGGGCTGCTGTTCGTCGCCTGGCAGGCGGACCCGGTGCGCGGCTTCGTGCCGGTGCAGCGCAAGCTGGACCGGGGCGACGCGCTGTCGGCGTTCGTCCGGCACGAGGCCAGCGCGCTGTTCGCCGTGCCCCCGGCCGCGCCGGAGGGCGGGTACGTGGCCCAGCCCCTGCTGGAGGGCTGA
- the pheA gene encoding prephenate dehydratase, translated as MSPASRYTYLGPEGTFTEAALRSLPEAATRELVPMVSVATALDAVRAGEAAGALVPIENSVEGGVTATLDELASGRPLMIYREVLLPIAFALLVRPGTGLESIKTVTGHPVAQPQVRKWLAAHLPEAGWESAASNADGARLVQEGRYDAAFAGEFAAATYGLEPLVRDIHDAENAVTRFVLVGRPARPAAPTGADKTSVVMWLRKDHPGALLELLHEFSSRGVNMMRIESRPTGEGIGRYCFSVDCEGHLQDRRVADVLMGLRRSCREVRFLGSYPRADEVRPTLEPGTTDGDFTAAADWVQRCMDGRG; from the coding sequence ATGTCACCTGCCAGCCGCTACACCTATCTGGGCCCCGAGGGAACCTTCACCGAGGCGGCGCTGCGCTCACTCCCGGAAGCCGCGACCCGCGAGCTCGTCCCCATGGTCTCCGTGGCCACCGCCCTGGACGCGGTGCGGGCCGGCGAGGCGGCCGGGGCGCTCGTCCCCATCGAGAACTCGGTGGAGGGCGGCGTCACGGCGACGCTGGACGAACTGGCGTCCGGGCGACCGCTGATGATCTACCGGGAGGTGCTGCTGCCGATCGCGTTCGCGCTGCTGGTGCGGCCCGGTACCGGGCTGGAGTCGATCAAGACGGTCACCGGTCACCCGGTGGCCCAGCCGCAGGTGCGCAAGTGGCTCGCCGCACACCTGCCGGAGGCCGGCTGGGAGTCGGCCGCGTCGAACGCCGACGGCGCCCGGCTGGTGCAGGAGGGCCGTTACGACGCCGCGTTCGCCGGTGAGTTCGCCGCCGCGACCTACGGCCTTGAGCCCCTCGTGCGGGACATCCACGACGCGGAGAACGCGGTGACGCGGTTCGTGCTCGTGGGCCGCCCGGCCCGGCCGGCCGCCCCGACGGGCGCGGACAAGACGTCGGTGGTGATGTGGCTGCGCAAGGACCACCCGGGTGCGCTGCTGGAGCTGCTGCACGAGTTCTCCTCGCGCGGCGTCAACATGATGCGCATCGAGTCGCGTCCCACCGGTGAGGGCATCGGCCGGTACTGCTTCTCGGTCGACTGCGAGGGCCACCTCCAGGACCGGCGGGTGGCGGACGTGCTGATGGGGCTGCGGCGGTCCTGCCGGGAGGTGCGTTTCCTCGGCTCCTACCCGCGCGCCGACGAGGTCCGGCCCACGCTGGAACCCGGCACGACGGACGGGGACTTCACGGCGGCGGCGGACTGGGTCCAGCGGTGCATGGACGGCCGGGGCTGA
- the serS gene encoding serine--tRNA ligase, whose translation MIDLRLLREDPDRVRASQRARGEDVGLVDELLAADERRRSSSVRFDELRSEQKQLGKLVPKATGDEKAELLRRAGELSSAVKAADAEQNEAVARTQELLGRLGNLVHPDVPVGGEDDFTVLETIGTPRDFAAEGFEPKDHLDLGRLLGAIDVERGAKVSGSRFYYLSGVGALLELALVNAAIAQATAAGFTPMLTPALVTPRAMEGTGFLGQAAQDVYHLEKDDLYLVGTSEVPLAAYHMDEIVDGGKLPLRYAGFSPCFRREAGTYGKDTRGIFRVHQFDKVEMFSFVAPEEAEAEHARLLEWEKQWLTSLELPFQVIDVATGDLGASASRKFDCEAWIPTQGKYRELTSTSNCDEFQARRLGVRMRDGKQVRPLATLNGTLCAVPRTIVALLENHQRADGSVRVPEALRPYLGGRELLEPVAS comes from the coding sequence GTGATCGACCTTCGCCTGCTTCGTGAGGACCCGGACCGTGTGCGCGCCTCCCAGCGCGCCCGAGGAGAGGACGTCGGCCTCGTCGACGAACTCCTCGCCGCCGACGAGCGGCGCAGGTCCTCCAGCGTCCGCTTCGACGAACTGCGCTCCGAGCAGAAGCAGCTCGGCAAGCTCGTTCCCAAGGCCACCGGGGACGAGAAGGCCGAGCTCCTGCGCCGGGCCGGGGAGCTGTCCTCCGCCGTCAAGGCCGCCGACGCCGAGCAGAACGAGGCCGTCGCCCGGACGCAGGAGCTGCTGGGGCGGCTCGGCAACCTCGTCCACCCCGACGTCCCGGTCGGCGGCGAGGACGACTTCACCGTGCTGGAGACGATCGGCACCCCCCGCGACTTCGCGGCCGAGGGCTTCGAGCCGAAGGACCACCTGGACCTGGGCAGGCTGCTCGGCGCGATCGACGTGGAGCGCGGCGCGAAGGTCTCCGGCTCGCGTTTCTACTACCTCTCGGGCGTGGGCGCGCTGCTGGAGCTGGCCCTGGTCAACGCGGCCATCGCGCAGGCCACCGCGGCCGGTTTCACCCCGATGCTGACGCCCGCCCTCGTCACGCCGCGTGCCATGGAGGGCACCGGCTTCCTCGGGCAGGCCGCCCAGGACGTCTACCACCTGGAGAAGGACGACCTCTACCTCGTCGGCACCTCCGAGGTCCCGCTCGCCGCCTACCACATGGACGAGATCGTGGACGGCGGAAAGCTGCCGCTGCGGTACGCGGGTTTCTCGCCCTGCTTCCGCCGCGAGGCCGGCACCTACGGCAAGGACACCCGGGGCATCTTCCGCGTCCACCAGTTCGACAAGGTGGAGATGTTCTCCTTCGTCGCCCCCGAGGAGGCCGAGGCGGAGCACGCGCGCCTGCTGGAGTGGGAGAAGCAGTGGCTGACCTCCCTCGAACTGCCCTTCCAGGTCATCGACGTCGCCACCGGCGACCTCGGCGCCTCCGCCTCGCGCAAGTTCGACTGCGAGGCGTGGATCCCCACCCAGGGCAAGTACCGCGAGCTGACCTCCACGTCCAACTGCGACGAGTTCCAGGCCCGGCGCCTCGGGGTGCGGATGCGCGACGGCAAGCAGGTGCGCCCGCTGGCCACGCTGAACGGCACCCTGTGCGCCGTCCCCCGCACCATCGTCGCGCTGCTGGAGAACCACCAGCGGGCGGACGGTTCGGTGCGCGTGCCGGAGGCGCTCCGCCCGTACCTGGGCGGGCGCGAGCTGCTGGAGCCCGTCGCCTCGTGA
- a CDS encoding HAD family hydrolase, producing the protein MSFPYGLVATDLDGTLLRSDETVSPRTRDALAAATAAGAAHLVVTGRSVPWARHLLDALDYRGLAVCGQGGQVYHAGEHRLLTSVTLDRRLAQLAVERIEAVTGPLLLAAARDGLDGEVLATAGYRVQPGPPPVRACPERDELWAAPLAKLYLQHSELSEDALAKAAWEAAGALVGVTVSGPDLVELLPPGLSKATGLSLAARRLGVRAAGTIAFGDMPNDVPMLRWAGYGVAMADAHPELRDVADEVTASHDDDGVARVLERLLAL; encoded by the coding sequence GTGAGCTTCCCCTACGGGCTTGTGGCGACCGACCTCGACGGCACCCTGCTGCGGAGCGACGAGACCGTCTCCCCGCGCACCCGTGACGCGCTGGCCGCCGCCACGGCGGCCGGTGCCGCGCACCTGGTGGTCACCGGCCGCTCCGTGCCCTGGGCGCGCCACCTCCTCGACGCCCTCGACTACCGGGGTCTCGCCGTGTGCGGGCAGGGCGGGCAGGTGTACCACGCGGGCGAGCACCGGCTGCTGACGTCCGTCACGCTCGACCGCCGGCTGGCTCAGCTCGCGGTGGAGCGCATCGAGGCCGTGACCGGACCGCTGCTGCTGGCCGCCGCGCGGGACGGTCTGGACGGCGAGGTGCTGGCCACGGCTGGCTACCGCGTCCAGCCCGGGCCGCCGCCGGTGCGGGCCTGCCCGGAGCGGGACGAGCTGTGGGCGGCGCCGCTGGCCAAGCTCTACCTCCAGCACTCCGAGCTCTCCGAGGACGCCCTGGCCAAGGCGGCCTGGGAGGCGGCCGGTGCGCTCGTCGGCGTCACCGTGTCCGGGCCCGACCTCGTCGAGCTGCTGCCGCCGGGGCTCTCGAAGGCCACCGGCCTGTCGCTGGCCGCCCGTCGGCTCGGCGTCCGGGCCGCCGGGACGATCGCGTTCGGCGACATGCCGAACGACGTGCCCATGCTCCGCTGGGCCGGGTACGGCGTGGCCATGGCGGACGCCCACCCCGAGCTGCGGGACGTCGCCGACGAGGTCACCGCGTCCCACGACGACGACGGCGTCGCCCGCGTGCTGGAACGCCTGCTCGCGCTCTGA
- a CDS encoding SDR family NAD(P)-dependent oxidoreductase encodes MTRTVVISGGGSGIGLATARCFAAEGDQVVLAGRRADVLDEAVRRVPGALAVPADLATAAGARQVARVVAAEFGAVDVLVHSAGGNGGREPEPEDLDRTDPVAGAEHDWTLNFRLNTLTAVLLTEALRPRLASPGGRVLFLSSIAAYRGSGSGAYAASKAALHPYAFDLARTLGPRGVTVNVVAPGYVESTEFFGAGLSPERHEHLVEETFTGRPGTPGDVAETLHWLASHSAGHITGQVIQVNGGARLGL; translated from the coding sequence ATGACGCGGACAGTGGTGATCAGCGGAGGCGGCAGCGGTATCGGACTGGCGACGGCGCGGTGCTTCGCGGCGGAGGGTGACCAGGTCGTCCTGGCCGGGCGGCGCGCGGACGTCCTGGACGAGGCGGTGCGACGGGTGCCCGGCGCCCTCGCCGTCCCGGCCGACCTCGCCACGGCGGCGGGCGCGCGGCAGGTGGCCCGGGTCGTGGCGGCGGAGTTCGGCGCGGTGGACGTGCTCGTGCACAGCGCGGGCGGGAACGGCGGCCGGGAGCCGGAGCCCGAGGACCTGGACCGCACGGACCCGGTGGCCGGCGCCGAGCACGACTGGACGCTGAACTTCCGGCTCAACACGCTGACCGCCGTGCTGCTCACGGAGGCCCTGCGGCCCCGGCTGGCCTCCCCCGGCGGCCGGGTGCTGTTCCTCAGCTCCATCGCCGCCTACCGGGGCTCCGGCTCGGGCGCCTACGCGGCGAGCAAGGCCGCGCTCCACCCGTACGCCTTCGACCTGGCCCGCACGCTCGGGCCGCGCGGCGTGACGGTCAACGTGGTGGCGCCCGGGTACGTCGAGTCCACGGAGTTCTTCGGCGCGGGCCTGTCGCCCGAGCGGCACGAACACCTCGTCGAGGAGACGTTCACCGGCCGGCCCGGCACGCCCGGGGACGTCGCGGAGACGCTGCACTGGCTCGCCTCGCACTCGGCCGGGCACATCACCGGCCAGGTCATCCAGGTGAACGGCGGAGCGCGGCTCGGGCTCTGA
- a CDS encoding dihydrolipoyl dehydrogenase family protein: protein MDDFDVIVVGAGPVGENVADRARAAGLSVALVENERAGGECSYWACMPSKALLRPPAALAEARAVAGAREAAGGRLDAGAVLARRDSFAAHWDDAGQVRWIDSTGAEFLRGHGRLDGPRRVTVEDAHGGRRTLTARHAVAVCTGTRAKIPGLPGLARAGSGGGSPDGSADAGADVDTDAGVRPWTNREGTAASSVPDALAVVGGGPVAVELASAWQALGSSVTLLVRGAGVLDRMESFVGEYVTEGLRAAGVDVRLGTEAAEVARTAPDGPVTVRLRGGGELRVDEILFATGREPRTDDIGLDTVGLEPGAWLDVDDSCRVDGVRGGWLYGVGDVNHRALLTHQGKYQARIAGAAIAARAAGVPLLESDRWGAHAATADHDAVPQVVFCHPEAASVGRTAAQAEAAGLRVRAVDQDLGAVAGASLFGDDYRGRARMVVDEDRRVLVGVTFVGPGVSELLHAATVAVAAEVPVERLWHAVPAYPTMSEVWLKLLEGYRG, encoded by the coding sequence ATGGACGACTTCGATGTGATTGTGGTGGGCGCGGGCCCGGTCGGGGAGAACGTCGCCGACCGGGCCCGCGCGGCGGGCCTGTCCGTGGCACTCGTCGAGAACGAACGCGCCGGGGGCGAGTGCTCGTACTGGGCCTGCATGCCGAGCAAGGCGCTGCTGCGTCCGCCCGCCGCCCTGGCCGAGGCGCGCGCCGTGGCGGGAGCCCGCGAGGCGGCGGGGGGACGGCTGGACGCGGGCGCGGTCCTCGCGCGCCGCGACTCCTTCGCCGCGCACTGGGACGACGCGGGACAGGTCCGGTGGATCGACTCCACCGGGGCGGAGTTCCTGCGCGGCCACGGCCGGCTCGACGGCCCGAGGCGCGTGACGGTCGAGGACGCCCACGGGGGGCGGCGCACGCTGACCGCGCGGCACGCGGTCGCCGTCTGCACCGGGACGCGGGCGAAGATCCCCGGCCTCCCCGGCCTGGCGCGCGCCGGGAGCGGTGGCGGGAGCCCCGACGGGAGCGCCGACGCGGGCGCCGACGTGGACACCGACGCGGGCGTGCGGCCGTGGACCAACCGCGAGGGGACGGCCGCGTCGAGCGTGCCGGACGCGCTGGCCGTGGTCGGGGGCGGGCCCGTCGCCGTCGAGCTGGCCTCGGCCTGGCAGGCGCTGGGCTCGTCCGTCACCCTCCTCGTCCGGGGCGCGGGCGTGCTGGACCGGATGGAGTCCTTCGTCGGGGAGTACGTCACCGAGGGGCTGCGGGCCGCCGGGGTGGACGTGCGGCTGGGCACCGAAGCGGCCGAGGTGGCCCGCACGGCCCCGGACGGCCCGGTCACCGTCCGGCTGCGGGGCGGGGGAGAGCTGCGGGTCGACGAGATTCTGTTCGCCACCGGGCGCGAGCCCCGCACCGACGACATCGGCCTGGACACCGTCGGCCTGGAGCCCGGCGCGTGGCTGGACGTGGACGACTCCTGCCGTGTCGACGGAGTGCGCGGCGGGTGGCTGTACGGCGTGGGCGACGTCAACCACCGCGCACTCCTCACCCACCAGGGCAAGTACCAGGCCCGCATCGCCGGTGCCGCCATCGCCGCCCGCGCGGCGGGCGTGCCGCTGCTGGAGAGCGACCGCTGGGGCGCGCACGCCGCCACCGCCGACCACGACGCCGTCCCGCAGGTCGTCTTCTGCCACCCCGAGGCGGCGTCCGTGGGCCGCACGGCCGCCCAGGCGGAGGCGGCCGGGCTGCGGGTACGGGCCGTGGACCAGGACCTCGGTGCGGTCGCGGGCGCCTCCCTCTTCGGTGACGACTACCGGGGCCGCGCCCGCATGGTCGTCGACGAGGACCGCCGGGTGCTGGTGGGCGTGACGTTCGTCGGGCCCGGCGTCAGCGAGCTCCTGCACGCCGCTACGGTCGCCGTCGCGGCCGAGGTGCCCGTCGAGAGGCTCTGGCACGCGGTACCGGCCTACCCGACGATGAGCGAGGTGTGGCTGAAGCTGCTGGAGGGCTACCGGGGCTGA
- a CDS encoding ATP nucleotide 3'-pyrophosphokinase encodes MTTPSPSPTSGLLRPAARAVTAAALAAALALTAAPSATALAAPAAGAPASGALLGPALKAGPLPVGGPTDTIDTTPAPRPEAAPAEGGGWRQGDLHLDARENAAVEEFLDEASRAEKTITPQLRTVAAWTGAELVGLDQRLKSEDSTKRKIATWLAGDPNQTVHEALDDLNDSVRYTFQWEDHAYTEGVRTASHLLVDWGHESVRWANTWKDRSTYQGVNAAWKEPMWGHTYEIQFHTPASKHAATVTHPLYEEQRLPGTSPQRKAELAERQSRIFAAVPVPEGAEELAAPAHTRPPRVPQPA; translated from the coding sequence ATGACCACTCCGTCCCCCTCCCCGACCTCCGGCCTGCTGCGCCCGGCCGCCCGCGCCGTCACCGCCGCGGCCCTCGCCGCGGCCCTCGCCCTGACCGCCGCTCCGAGCGCCACCGCCCTGGCCGCGCCGGCCGCCGGTGCGCCCGCCTCCGGTGCGCTGCTCGGCCCGGCTCTCAAGGCCGGGCCGCTGCCCGTCGGAGGCCCCACCGACACGATCGACACCACTCCGGCACCCCGGCCCGAGGCCGCGCCCGCCGAGGGGGGCGGCTGGCGTCAGGGGGACCTGCACCTCGACGCCCGGGAGAACGCCGCCGTCGAGGAGTTCCTGGACGAGGCGTCCCGGGCCGAGAAGACCATCACCCCGCAGCTGCGCACCGTTGCCGCGTGGACGGGCGCGGAACTGGTCGGCCTCGACCAGCGGCTCAAGTCCGAGGACTCCACGAAGCGCAAGATCGCCACCTGGCTGGCGGGCGACCCGAACCAGACCGTCCACGAAGCCCTGGACGACCTCAACGACTCCGTGCGCTACACCTTCCAGTGGGAGGACCACGCGTACACCGAGGGCGTCCGGACGGCCTCCCATCTGCTCGTCGACTGGGGACACGAGAGCGTGCGCTGGGCCAACACCTGGAAGGACCGCTCCACCTACCAGGGCGTCAACGCCGCCTGGAAGGAACCCATGTGGGGTCACACCTACGAGATCCAGTTCCACACCCCGGCCAGCAAGCACGCCGCGACGGTGACGCACCCGCTCTACGAGGAGCAGCGCCTCCCCGGCACGTCGCCGCAGCGCAAGGCCGAACTGGCCGAGCGGCAGAGCCGGATCTTCGCCGCCGTCCCGGTGCCCGAGGGTGCCGAGGAGCTGGCCGCGCCCGCGCACACGCGGCCGCCCCGGGTGCCCCAGCCCGCCTGA
- a CDS encoding ABC transporter permease, which yields MYDPTVARLTYRALLGRRRAALLAALPALLLLIATVVRVMDLADQDVAVNLLSGFALATMVPLIGVIAGTGAIGPEIDDGSIVYLLSKPVKRPTIIVTKLVVAVAVTIAFSALPVLLAGFILVGGDQQIAIAFALAAMFASLAYSALFLLLGTVTRHAVVFGLVYALLWETLIGSLMPGARTLSVQQWGLAVADEVVASGVRLDADVSLGLAAVLIAVVTVVGTWYAGQRLKVLTLAGEE from the coding sequence ATGTACGATCCCACCGTCGCCCGGCTCACCTACCGGGCGCTGCTCGGCCGCCGCCGGGCCGCCCTGCTGGCCGCGCTCCCCGCGCTGCTGCTCCTCATCGCCACGGTCGTGCGCGTGATGGACCTCGCGGACCAGGACGTCGCCGTCAACCTGCTCAGCGGCTTCGCCCTCGCCACGATGGTGCCCCTGATCGGCGTCATCGCCGGCACCGGGGCCATCGGTCCGGAGATCGACGACGGCTCCATCGTCTACCTGCTGTCCAAGCCGGTGAAGCGGCCGACGATCATCGTCACCAAGCTCGTCGTGGCGGTCGCCGTGACGATCGCCTTCTCCGCGCTGCCCGTCCTGCTGGCCGGGTTCATCCTCGTCGGCGGCGACCAGCAGATCGCCATCGCCTTCGCACTCGCCGCCATGTTCGCGTCCCTCGCGTACAGCGCCCTGTTCCTGCTGCTCGGCACGGTCACCCGGCACGCCGTGGTCTTCGGCCTGGTGTACGCGCTGCTGTGGGAGACGCTGATCGGCTCGCTCATGCCCGGCGCCCGCACCCTCAGCGTGCAGCAGTGGGGCCTGGCGGTGGCCGACGAGGTCGTGGCGAGCGGCGTTCGCCTCGACGCCGACGTGAGCCTCGGCCTGGCGGCCGTCCTGATCGCCGTCGTGACGGTCGTGGGCACCTGGTACGCGGGACAGCGCCTCAAGGTGCTGACGCTGGCCGGCGAGGAGTGA